In the genome of Nonomuraea sp. NBC_00507, the window AGGAGATCGGGCATCGGTTCGACTTCAAGGGCACCGGGGCGAGCATCAGCTGGTCCGGGCAGAACAACATCGAGATCAAGGCCAACAGCGAGGAGCGGGCCGATGCCGCGCTCGACGTGTTCAAGGAGAAGGTGGTCAAGCGAGGGCTCTCGCTGAAGATCCTCGACGCCGGTGAGGCCAAGCTGTCCGGTAAGGAATACCGCATGCTGGTCAGCCTCAAGGAGGGCATCGACCAGGAGCACGCCAAGAAGATCTCCAAGCTGATTCGCGACGAGGGTCCCAAGGGGATCAAGGCGCAGATTCAGGGCGAGGAGCTTCGGGTGAGCTCGAAGAAGAAGGACGAGCTGCAGGAGGTCATCTCGCTGCTCAAGGGCAAGGATCTGGATATCGCGTTGCAGTTCGTCAACTACCGATAGCTGTTGTGGACATCTCCGGGGTGGCGCGCGGTCGTGGGGGTCGCGGCGTGGAGGGGCACGTGGGAGGTGGGTTCAGGCGGCTTCTTGCATGGCATGGCATGGCCGGGCGCGTCGTTCAGGATGCGCCCGGTCATGGGCTCTTCCTGGCGCTGTGCGGGGCCGCCTAGCGCCGTGCGTGCGGTCCTGGGTCGTAGGGTCGGGGGATGTGACGAAGATTCCCCTGCGGCGCATCGCGGCGCGTGCTCTGCCCATCGATGATCAGGACCGGGTGCTCCTGCTGTACGGATTCGATCCCGAGCGCCCCGAGCGGCCGTACTGGTTCACAGTCGGCGGGGCCTTGGAGGACGGTGAGACGCCGGCTGAGGCCGCCGCGCGTGAGCTGTATGAGGAGGCCGGGATTCGGGTTGGCGTCGAGGAGTTCGGCGCGCCGTTCGGGGCCCGCACGATCGAGTTCTCCTGGGCGGGCTACGCCATCACGCAGGACCAGGTCTTTCTCACGGTACGGGTGGGTGACGCGGTCGTGTCGTTCGAGCACATGGAGCAGATCGAGAAGGACACGACGATCGGCTATCGGTGGTGGAGTGTCGAGGAGCTCGAAAGTGCCGAGGAGGTCTTCCATCCCGAGGATCTTGCGGCCCTCCTGCGGAAGGTCATTGCGGGTGGAGGAGTCGCGTAGCGGTCCCGCGTCGGCTGCTCACTGGGGACGGAGGATTCGGGTGGCGCCTGCGATCAGTGCCGTTGCCAGGATCCAGCCTGAGACGATGAGCGCGTACGCCAGCCATTGCGTCCACCCGCCCGGGTCGAAAAACTCTCGTTGCCCGAATGTGGGCAGAGGGAGCAGCAGGTCGAAGGTGTAGGCGAACGAGTTGAAATCTGGGCTTTCGGCTGGCTTGAGGGCTCTGGGTGGGTTGAGGGCGAAGACGATCGTGCCGATCGCCAGCAGCAGCGTGAACCACATGCCCGCCAGCCAAGGTCGGTAGCCGTACCCGACCGCTACGTCGAGCAGCCGGCCCCATATCCGGCCCCCGAGTCCCTGGGTCTGGCGCCTGGCGCGGAGCTTGGCCAGCTGGGTGCGGCGGGCCAGGGCGTCGTTGCCGTCGCTGAGGTACCAAGCGGCCAGTTGCTCGTACGGCTGCGGGCGGAAGCCCTCGGGGTCGCGCGTGACCCATTCGACCCTCCTGGTGACGCCGGAGCCGCGCAGGCGGTCGTATGTCAGGCCGTTCAGGCGAAGTTTCTCCGGCCACGTGTCGGGGTCGTCGTGCAGGGTGCC includes:
- a CDS encoding YajQ family cyclic di-GMP-binding protein, with the translated sequence MADSSFDIVSKIDRQEVDNALNQTVKEIGHRFDFKGTGASISWSGQNNIEIKANSEERADAALDVFKEKVVKRGLSLKILDAGEAKLSGKEYRMLVSLKEGIDQEHAKKISKLIRDEGPKGIKAQIQGEELRVSSKKKDELQEVISLLKGKDLDIALQFVNYR
- a CDS encoding NUDIX hydrolase; its protein translation is MTKIPLRRIAARALPIDDQDRVLLLYGFDPERPERPYWFTVGGALEDGETPAEAAARELYEEAGIRVGVEEFGAPFGARTIEFSWAGYAITQDQVFLTVRVGDAVVSFEHMEQIEKDTTIGYRWWSVEELESAEEVFHPEDLAALLRKVIAGGGVA